One segment of Drosophila ananassae strain 14024-0371.13 chromosome 3R, ASM1763931v2, whole genome shotgun sequence DNA contains the following:
- the LOC6497645 gene encoding KRR1 small subunit processome component homolog translates to MSDSETEETKISTEPVENAWAMKIPSFKPEDNPHGMVEESSFATLFPKYRERYLKEVWPLVEQCVAEHHLKAELDLVEGSMVVKTSRKTWDPYIIIKARDMIKLMARSVPFEQAKRVLQDDIGCDIIKIGNLVHKKEKFVKRRQRLIGPNGATLKSIELLTDCYVLVQGNTVAALGPYKGLQQVRDIVVETMNNVHPIYNIKALMIKRELMKDPRLANEDWSRFLPKFKNKNISKRKQPKVKKAKKEYTPFPPAQPESKVGKQLASGEYFLNKEQKQAKRQQERSAKQADAAKRQDERRNKDFVPPTEEASSSRKRSSAENASSKVDVKALKAKLLKANKKKV, encoded by the coding sequence ATGAGCGACAGCGAGACGGAGGAAACCAAGATCAGCACGGAGCCGGTGGAAAATGCGTGGGCCATGAAAATCCCTTCCTTTAAGCCGGAGGACAACCCGCACGGCATGGTGGAGGAGAGCTCGTTCGCCACACTCTTTCCCAAGTACCGTGAGAGGTACCTGAAGGAAGTTTGGCCTTTGGTGGAGCAGTGCGTGGCCGAGCACCATCTTAAGGCAGAGCTGGACTTGGTGGAGGGCAGCATGGTGGTGAAGACTAGCCGCAAGACATGGGACCCCTACATTATAATCAAGGCCCGCGACATGATCAAGTTGATGGCCAGGAGTGTTCCCTTTGAACAGGCGAAACGGGTGCTTCAGGACGACATTGGATGTGACATTATTAAAATAGGCAACCTGGTGCACAAGAAGGAGAAGTTCGTGAAGCGGCGCCAGCGTTTAATCGGACCCAACGGAGCCACTTTGAAGTCCATTGAACTTCTCACAGACTGCTATGTCCTGGTCCAGGGAAATACAGTTGCGGCCCTGGGGCCCTACAAGGGCCTTCAGCAGGTAAGGGACATCGTGGTGGAGACCATGAACAACGTACACCCCATCTACAACATCAAGGCGCTCATGATCAAGCGAGAGCTGATGAAGGACCCGCGCTTAGCCAACGAAGACTGGTCACGATTCCTGCCAAAGTTCAAGAACAAGAACATCAGCAAACGCAAGCAACCGAAGGTCAAGAAGGCCAAGAAGGAGTACACACCGTTCCCGCCAGCACAACCCGAAAGCAAGGTGGGCAAGCAACTGGCCTCAGGAGAGTACTTCCTCAACAAAGAGCAGAAGCAGGCCAAGCGCCAGCAGGAGCGTAGCGCCAAGCAGGCGGACGCTGCCAAGAGGCAGGATGAGCGCCGCAACAAAGACTTTGTTCCGCCGACTGAAGAGGCTTCTTCAAGCAGAAAGCGTTCATCGGCAGAAAACGCATCCTCCAAAGTTGACGTGAAGGCGTTGAAGGCGAAACTTCTgaaggcaaacaaaaaaaaggtttaa
- the LOC6497883 gene encoding RWD domain-containing protein 4 — MSTPLEQQTDEREALQSIYEGDPQFKEIDATTFQYKYGEEDDYKSFLVELKWGEKYPDEAPTINMNTFYNRSLLPAVKEGIQAALSTEAEQWLGCGMTYTLFECLKDNLEQLTAAQPESAPTVAVVDEGVGALKISDADADADARKKEPKKEQLTKAQKRRQWERSDHKGDRARGWDWVDIVKHLSQTGSKDDAQSATEIPTPALHPLNN; from the exons ATGTCCACACCGCTAGAGCAACAGACCGACGAGCGCGAGGCGTTGCAGTCTATTTATGAAGGCGACCCGCAATTCAAGGAGATTGACGCAACCACATTTCAGTACAAA TATGGAGAGGAGGATGACTACAAGTCTTTTCTCGTGGAGCTTAAGTGGGGCGAGAAATACCCGGATGAAGCCCCTACTATTAACATGAACACATTTTACAATAGAAGTCT GCTCCCGGCTGTCAAGGAAGGAATTCAGGCAGCACTGAGCACGGAGGCAGAGCAGTGGCTAGGGTGCGGCATGACCTACACCCTTTTCGAGTGTCTCAAAGATAACCTAGAACAACTAACCGCCGCCCAGCCCGAATCCGCACCCACGGTTGCAGTCGTAGATGAAGGAGTGGGGGCTCTGAAAATCTCTGATGCGGACGCTGATGCAGATGCCAGGAAAAAGGAGCCCAAAAAGGAGCAGCTGACCAAGGCCCAGAAGCGCAGACAGTGGGAGCGAAGTGATCACAAGGGCGACAGAGCCCGCGGCTGGGACTGGGTAGATATAGTGAAGCATTTATCGCAGACCGGCAGTAAGGACGACGCCCAAAGTGCCACCGAAATTCCCACTCCCGCGCTCCATCCCCTGAACAACTAA
- the LOC6497646 gene encoding protein phosphatase 1F, whose amino-acid sequence MSSDPIAAECAHLVALKQFLAATAEKAAAVSEEATSRNCVTRTNNDTYKVSSDERHAELVSSIWQQLVLRGCPEVFRVKLLHKSVLQVEHDLCYAKECEVSGEGPLHYDLLRLQKFAASELEKFLIKLTDNSEMEHLKDYADEGTICRTASECVGHVEVAPCHTSAAVKNKPRKMEDRHVCLERFGAIFGLEDRDARFFGVFDGHSGSLSASYATSQLPQLLADQLKANPESSTSPSSDLYRDAFESAFLLADDRFSQKKITSGTTSVCALITKAQLCIAWVGDSKALLVGKRTQLQVVKPHKPEHPDERRRIEAAGGTVLHAQGQWRVNGILNVARSIGDYSLEAVIAEPDFVDVQLNEAHDFLVLGTDGLWDHVSESFVIDTVYESLADPTTKLDDIPKLLIEAAKENDSQDNITAVVVLLKPRIQIGND is encoded by the coding sequence ATGTCATCGGATCCAATTGCTGCGGAATGTGCGCACCTTGTGGCGCTTAAACAGTTCTTGGCTGCTACGGCGGAAAAGGCGGCCGCCGTAAGCGAAGAGGCTACAAGTCGCAATTGTGTAACCCGTACGAATAATGACACCTACAAAGTCTCCAGTGATGAACGCCACGCCGAATTGGTTTCGTCCATTTGGCAGCAATTGGTGCTGCGTGGGTGTCCGGAAGTGTTCCGGGTAAAGCTGCTTCACAAATCTGTGCTTCAGGTGGAGCATGATCTATGCTACGCCAAGGAATGCGAGGTCTCTGGAGAGGGTCCGCTCCACTATGATCTTCTCAGGCTACAAAAGTTTGCTGCAAGCGAGTTGGAAAAGTTTCTCATCAAGTTGACCGACAACTCGGAGATGGAGCACCTGAAGGATTATGCCGACGAGGGCACTATTTGTCGGACGGCCTCAGAGTGTGTGGGCCACGTGGAGGTGGCTCCTTGTCACACGTCAGCCGCTGTGAAGAACAAGCCCCGGAAAATGGAGGATCGCCACGTTTGCCTGGAGAGATTTGGAGCAATATTTGGTCTAGAAGACAGGGATGCTCGGTTCTTTGGTGTATTCGATGGCCATTCCGGCTCCCTCTCGGCTAGCTATGCGACCAGTCAGCTTCCCCAGCTGTTGGCGGATCAGCTTAAAGCAAATCCCGAATCCTCTACCTCCCCCTCCAGTGACTTATATCGCGATGCCTTCGAGTCGGCCTTTCTGCTGGCAGATGATCGCTTCTCGCAGAAGAAAATCACCAGCGGCACCACCAGTGTTTGTGCCCTAATCACAAAGGCTCAACTCTGCATAGCCTGGGTTGGGGACTCCAAGGCCCTCTTGGTGGGCAAGCGAACGCAACTGCAGGTGGTGAAACCGCACAAGCCAGAACATCCGGATGAGAGAAGGCGAATAGAAGCGGCGGGCGGCACAGTTCTCCACGCCCAGGGCCAGTGGAGGGTGAACGGCATCCTGAACGTGGCTCGCTCCATTGGCGATTACAGTTTGGAAGCAGTGATTGCGGAGCCCGATTTTGTCGATGTGCAGCTGAATGAGGCTCATGATTTCCTGGTCCTCGGCACCGACGGCCTATGGGACCATGTGTCGGAGTCCTTTGTCATTGACACCGTTTACGAGTCCCTGGCCGATCCCACAACGAAGCTGGACGACATTCCGAAGCTACTGATTGAGGCCGCCAAGGAGAATGACTCGCAGGACAATATCACGGCGGTGGTGGTGCTACTGAAGCCGCGAATACAAATCGGCAATGATTAG